Within the Drosophila melanogaster chromosome 3R genome, the region GGTCGAGTCGAACCATGAGCGTTACCAATTCGCCCTTATTTATTCTAAAAAGGGGTCAGAAAATCGAACAAAGGCACAGCGATAAGGATAGAAACTCAATCATGCCCATGCAAACTAAAAACCCATATTTTAGCAAGCGTCAGGTGCATACTTATGATAACCAGGAAAGACAAGATCCAGTCCAGTTAACAAATCCTGATGTATCCATGCGATCTAGAAGAACTGGAAATTTTGGACAAACTCCATTTCCGACTCAGGGAAATATTTGGCCATCCCAACAGCAAAATTCTTGGCCATCTCAACAACAATATTCTTGGCCATCCCAACAACAAAATTCATTTCGAACACAAAATCAATTCGCATCGCAACCCCAACAGCAAAACACAAGTCAGGCTCAGGGACATTTTGGGTATGCGCAAGCATCAAAAAGACCAACGAGTGGCAGTGCAAGGTTTACAGGGCCAAAACAGCAGAGGATCAACTACTTACCTCATGAGAAAGGTCAATGTGAGGAAGATACAGACGGTTATCAAAAGGAGGCAGAAGCGGAGGTTGATGATTATGAGGACGAACTAGTGAATTACGATCATGTTCATTTTTTAGCCACAAATCCCTGCTACCGTACATAGAAAGAGAGATAGCAGGGAGAACCATAAAACTTTTGATTGACACCGGGGCTTCGAAAAATTACATACAGCCCCTCCCtgaattaaaaaacataatgccggtacaaaataaattcacGGTAAAATCGCTTCATGGTTGCAACACCGTCAAACAGAAATGCTTTATTAAGCTATTTAACACATCTGTTCAATTCTTTATTCTTCCAAGTCTCTCTAGTTTTGACGCAATAATAGGACTTGACCTTTTGAAACAGGGAAATGCAACGTTAGATTTTAAGAACAAAACGTTGAATATCAACAATGAAGTGGAATCTATTCAGTTTTTGAGATGTGACAGCGTAAATTTCACCAACATAGAGAATATTGTGGTTCCAAATCAGATATCTAATAAATTCCATACAATGCTTCGAAACCGATTGGCCGTCTTTGCGGAACCGGAAGAAGCACTGCCGTATAATACCAACATTGTTGCCACAATACGTACTGAGGACGACCAACCCATTTACTCAAAACTCTATCCGTACCCCATGGGCGTATCGGATTTTGTGAATAAGGAGACACATGCTTTGTTAAAGGACGGAATTATCAGGCCCTCGTCGTCACCTTACAACAATCCGGTTTGGGTAGTCGATAAAAAAGGTACAGATGAAGAGGGAAATACTAAGAAAAGGTTGGTTATAGATTttagaaaactaaatttaaaaacaatcgaCGACAAGTACCCTATACCAAACGTAGTATCCATCTTGTCAAATTTGGGAAAAGCCAGATTCTTTACAACCCTTGACCTTAAATCGGGGTTTCACCAAATTCTGCTCGCAGAAAAGGATAGAGAGAAAACTGCCTTTTCAgtaggaaatggaaaatacgagTTTTGCCGTTTGCCGTTTGGCTTGAAAAATGCCCCAAGTATTTTTCAACGTGCTATTGATGATGTTCTTAGGGACCGTATAGGAAAGTCATGTTACGTTTACGTTGATGacgtaataatattttcaaacggAATTGAGGACCACGTAAACGACGTTGCTTGGGTACTAGACAGACTGTCTGGGGCAAACATGAGGGTTTCTAAAGAGAAATCGTTTTTCTTCAAGGAAAGCGTCGAGTATCTCGGATTCATGGTGTCAAGTGGAGGTATCACAACCAGTCCTAGCAAAGTAGAGGCTATTCAGAAATATAATCAACCTACTAATCTGTTTAGTGTTCGATCGTTTTTAGGGCTAGCAAGTTATTACCGCTGCTTTATTAAGGACTTCGCCTCTATTGCTAGACCACTCACTGACATTCTGAAGGGTGAAAACGGAAAGGTTTCCGCAAGCCAGTCTAAAAAGATACCAATTTCTTTCGATGAAAGACAATGTTCTGCTTTTGAGAAGCTTAAAAATGTTCTTGTCtccgaaaatgtaatgttATTGTATCCCGATTATAGAAAAGCCTTTGACTTAACAACAGACGCTTCGGCTTTTGGCCTGGGGGCAGTCTTATCACAGGATGGCAAGCCTGTTACAATGATTTCGAGAACTTTACAGGATAGAGAACTTAATTTCGCAACAAATGAACGAGAACTTTTGGCCATCGTTTGGGCTTTAAAGTCTCTTAGGAACTATCTATATGGTGTCAAaaacttaaacatttttacagaTCACCAGCCGTTAACATACGCCGTGTCAGATAGGAATccaaatgcaaaaatcaaGAGATGGAAGGCGTTTATAGACGAACATAATGCTAAAATTTTCTATAAACCTGGCAAGGAGAACTATGTTGCCGATGCACTATCCAGGCAGGCTATTCATGTCCTAGAGGACGAACCCCAGTCAGACATTGCAACAATACATAGCGAAATTTCATTGACTTTTACAATCGAAACTATCGACAAGCCGGTTAACTGTTTTAGAAACCAAATTGTGATAGATGAGGGCACCGCAGACTCAACTCgaacttttgttattttcggaAGCAAGACAAGGCATCTAATACAGTTTCTAGACAAAGAGACCTTAATCGGAAGAATTCGTGATGTGGTTAAGCCGGATGTAGTGAATGCGATACACTGCGAATTACCTGTACTAGCTTTCATTCAAAACAGTCTTGTAAATGACTTTCCAGCAACAACCTTCCGACACACTATGAAAATGGTCAGcgacatttttaatcaaactgAGCAACGGGAAATAGTGTCTTTGGAGCACAACAGAGCGCATAGGGCAGCACAGGAGAATGTAAAACAAATTCTTCAATACTACTTTTTCCCTAAAATGTCACAAATAGCCGCTACCTTTGTTTCTAACTGCTTGGTTTGTCAAAAAGCCAAATACGACCGCCATCCGCAAAAGCAAATCCTCGGGAGAACACCTATTCCGTCACATGTAGGCGAGACATTGcatattgatatattttctacGGACAGGAATTACTTTTTGACatgtattgacaaattttccaaattcGCTATTGTGCAACCAATCGGCTCTCGAACGATAACTGATTTAGAACCTGCAATTATGCAACTAATGAACTTTTTTCCCCATTCAAAGACAATATTTTGTGACAATGAACCGTCCATAAATTCCGAGTCAATCAAGTCACTTTTGAAAAATCGTTTTAATGTTGACATAGCGAACGCACCTCCACTTCATAGTACCTCAAACGGACAGGTTGAAAGGTTTCACAGCACGCTTTTAGAAATAGCTCGATGCCTGAAACTTGACAGTGGAATGAATGATACAGTCAACCTTATTCTTCAGGCAACAATAGAATACAATAAGACGGTGCACTCAGTCACCAATAGAAGACCGATCGACATTATTCATTCAACTCCTCCCGAATTGGCTAACGAGATAGTAGAAATGGTTAACGAAGCTCAGGAAAAACAGCTAAGAAGAGAAAATGTAACAAGACGAGACAGAACCTTTGAGGTGGGAGAAACCGTCatggtaaaacaaaacaatcgcTTGGGAAATAAACTAACCCCACGGTATAGGGAAGAACTAATCGAAGCAGACCTCGGGACAACGGTCCTCATAAAAGGGAGGGTCGTTCATAAAGATAATCTACGCTAGGTTTAgtatttcttttccttttgtgaCCATCGCCAAGTTAGCAAAATACAAACGTGAAATCTGAACACTAGTAAAAGagtttgcaaacatttttcaattaaatatttgtcaaatccttcttatttaatctttaaacattttgtattatttccgCTTCATCCTctttagaaaattttaaagGTATGTGATGAAATGCTAGACCCGAAtgatttgaaaacttaaagtCCACGCAACCACAAATATTTCCTGAAACTAccatagaaaataaatgcattaccAAAACGGCATAATAACAGTATAGCGCACTCACTCTAATTAGATTTCAAATTcccgattaaaaaaaaaaataaaacactaatGTTATCAATACCCTTTCCTGATTCTGTTCAACTAAATAGGAAAATCAATACTTGCAATCAATAAGCGTTTTACTACATActttaatatcaaaaatatctgaatgaactttattataaaattataattgttatacttaattattgtcaaaactTTAGTATTAAAACTGTAACTACCTCTTAAGTAGATGAGAAGAGTAGAAGAGGGAATTAAGATCTATCAACGTAGTATCTGCTAAAGACGTAAAGATGCGGCAACTATTTCTGCGCCTGGGTACTGAAACGACGAACTGAATAATATCTGCCATCAGACGCCAACCAGAGTGCGTtcaacacatacgttttgatgGTCAACTAGTTCAAccaacatcagcatcatcgTCGTCAACAAGTCGACGGTTACAATAAAGATTTTTTCCAAGTTCGCTACGATCATCTCCAGAACCTTGTTGCGAACCCATGACATGGAGAATCAGCAGCATTTACGAACTTCTCGGATCATCCAGACACGCAGAGCTGCCTTCCCTTCGATGGTTTAACGCAGTACCAGGTTGGCAGTATGGGAACTTAGTGCACAACCAATGTTACCCGTAAGATCCGCTTTCAAATAGATTTGCCAATTGTAAAAAGTCTGTGGACAGCCTTCGTCTTAGaaggggaggagttaacacgATCACAAAACACCCGAAATATAGTCGTAAGCCTCAAGTGCTTTTCCCATCTATAGATCGAGCTTTACCTATAAGAAACTGTAACTTGTTAAGCTTTAGAGATAAGAACTCTTGCTATACTTAAGTTAGTCGATTTTGGAAGATTAGAAGCGTCGGTCATCGCCACGTACTTACTATTCGTCTCATTAAGTGCAGACCGCGCAAGccctattgtaattaataaacttacgctaataaatatatggaaaatctaCTAAAATGATAATTTGTATTCAAGTGCGCGTGTATAGAAAAATCTAGCCCATTCAGTGATCAAACTCATTACCTAGCTAGTCCGTTATTGAACCCCAAAAGAAGTAACTAAAAGTAATCAATAGAACCTGCTGACCCAGATATTCTGACTGATAAGAGCAAGGAGGCAAACAGGTCGCCAGCCAGACGGGAGCTGGAGCTTATTAGCTCGATGTCCTCGAAGTCCCTAATGTGACCCATCAATCCATCTATCTATCGTTGATCGAATCCAAGAGGCCAACAATGCGCCAATTACAGCAGTTACAGCAATTACAACTGGGCCAGCAGCAGACGTCGAGAATCCTGGCTAAGGAGCTGCTCGCATTTCAAGCCAGCTCCCGAAGCAGCCCGTTAATTAACAAAGCAACAATAATCACAATGGACCATCGGAGGAGCGAAGGAAGCGCAAATTAAAggaaatttaatcaaaaacgTAAATCTAGCTAAGTTACTGCCCGACAGGAGTGGCGTCTGTCTGGCTGTCTGTCTGCCAGCCGGAGTGACACCACACCCGTGCCCAGAAGGTTGCGAAGGGGATGAACCGATGAGCTGGGGAGCTAGAGAGCTGGAGAGCTGACAAGCCAAAGGAGCAGACGCAAAGGCGCCAAAGAATGCGGACCCCCAAGCTGTCCGTCCGTGCAAGGGGTCGGAAATCGGGTTATGAAATCCAACGGTTGGCACTGGTGGTGCCCACTGCTGTGCACTGAAAATTTACAAATCAAAGGATTTTCTCTTACGTATTTCCTTTGGTAAATGCAAAATTTGAAGATTGAGAAATAACATTTATTCCGACTTTATACCCCTGTTTCCTGCAGAGATGGAAAACAGCTAGGCAGTCAGCGCTGGATTTTCCACTAGATTGTTGTTCCTCCAAAATGTCTCGACTCCTGTTTTCATCTAGGCGGCCGTTGACTTTTGTTTGCTTCTAAAGCGCTGCAacgtatttttaattataacgtCTTTCCACCCCAAATCCTGGTCATTAGTGCTTGGAGTGGAAAATGTGGCCACCTGCCTGCGGTGGAAAAATGTCTGTTGATTTGCGTTTAGAACCATCTGTGTAAATATATTgtttcaacaaaataaattacctTGCTGTTTACTATaagcatataaaaaataaaaaaaaagctaacaTATAATAATAGATAAGAATCAAAGTCTTACATGGTGACCAATTACCTTAGACAATAAGAATAACTCTTAAGCTCTgtgtatatagtatagtataaaATGTAATTCTTTAGTTGTCAACTAGTAATCAACACATTTAAATGCACTAATtgcacaaaaattatttactgGCAACTGTCCATTAATCTGAAGTGTAACTGCTCAGGATTTGTGTCTTTGAGCTTTGTCCTTTGATATTCAGCGGCTTTCAACAATTGTGCAAAGGGAACGCAGTTTGGAGAAGGACGAACGAGCCAGTGaatccaattaaaatgcagCGGTTTCTCCAGCTGAAATGCGACTGCTGTGGGCAGTAAAGATTGCTGAAGCCACAAGAGTGGTCAACCAAGTcctaaataaataagataaagcGGCGGAAAAGTATGTGCTCGGTGCACTTTTCAGTGCACTTTGCCCCATACAAATTCTCTGCGAGTCCAACTAAAGTGGATGAATTAATGGCTGAACTTTCGGCAAATTTGGTTCTTGCGCAGCAGTTTTGAGACTGAAATTGCTGCTACTCTTTGACTAACTTACATAAGTCCTATAAAGAATTAATTTTAAGGTATCTAAGTTAAGGTTATCTAAAGGGTAAAATTTCTTAAGAGTATTGTAACATAATAGTGGTCGCTCCAATCCAAACCAATAAACCAACCAAAAGCGATGATGACCCATGGCAAATAGTACCTTGTAGTGTGCAGATTGGCATTTCGCAATAAGGAATAAGGCATCCCACCCATTTCCATCCATATTCATGTCATATTTATGCCAGTTGTGAGCCCTCGTTAAATGCCATAAACTCTTTTCCCAATTTCATATTTGCTTTTCATACGCGTGCCAAAATAATGCGAAACGGAAACAACTCAACCATGTGGACACATGTgcctgtttgtttatttgcttgtttgtttgcttgcccGTTTGTTTGCGGAAATATGctgataaaaaacaaacacccGCCCAATTGGCACGGCCATCGCAATCgcaatggcaatgggaatCCGCCAGAAGCGATTTCCGGCTGACAACTTCGCCGAGTGGAACAACGGACATCCGCTGGGGCTGCGAACGGTGCACGCCTATGTCTTGGTCTACGACATGGGCAACTTGGAGACCTTTCAAGTGAGACCCACACCGCCATGTAACTCCAACGATACCCCTGACGATTCCCATTTgcttccattccattccagtACTGCCGCTCGATGAGAGATCAGATCTTGGACAGTTTCAGTCATCGTGATTTTAGCATAATTGTGGTCGGCAATAAATTTGACAATGTGACTGAGGCGCAGGCCAACTCGCAGGTGAGTCTATTTACTCCTCAGCCATCAAATCACTCAAATCCAAATCCGTGGAGAAATAGGAAGATTTACGTCATGTAATCAGAAAGTATTTTTGATGCACCTTTAAAGAACATAACTAAGTAGTGAGAGTCACTAAATATTAGTAATgtcaattataaaatatttttattctttaaaatatCTATCGTGAATAGAGATAAATTTAACTGTATTCAGCGATCTCGAATCGTTTGATACTGTCCAGGGTATACAATTAGTAATCATGTAAAGACCAAAGTTGGCAGCTATTGGTTTTCAGCAGACTTTTACTCAATACCGAATCCTTTCCATTACCGCACATCCTTGCCATCACACTTATCCTGAACTGGCCGAATGGCAGGAGCTCAAGGACATTTCCACGCTGGTGCGCAAACATTGGCGCTGCGGCTACGTCGAGTGCTCGGCGCAGTGAGTAATCAAAGGCCACGCTGCCAACCGATATCGATATGTGGCCTAACCGGGGCTTCTCTTCTTTGGGGTCTTCCGCAGATATAACTACAAAATCGGAGACGTTTTCCGCGAGCTGATGGGCTGCACCAGCGCTGTAGGAGGAGGCGGCGCCGGCGGAGGTGGAGGCGTGGCCGGGGTCGGTGGCCTGGTTGGCACTGAGTACTCACAATCAACTAGGAATAAAGGACGCTGTACAATACTGTAGCAAGAGTTGCATAAGTTTTATAAGCAAACGCGCTGATCTGGCGCATTACATCCGAGTGAATTCATCGCAAGACGGTGGCTGCAGCTGGGACAcggtggcgtatacgcaatctCCAGGGAGGAAGCACAAAGACGACATTGTTGCCCCTTGCCAACGCTTGCCCTCTGATGCATATTTTACCATATATTTTAGTGGCCACACTCCGCACATCTTCTCCTTTGTTTGCCATTATTACAACATTTTGTGTTCCCGGCTGTTTCCAT harbors:
- the CG14669 gene encoding uncharacterized protein, isoform B produces the protein MWSSTISPTNSKKLLIGSTRSVDYVGDSARTAAGNIKTGAAAAAGAKGSKSKATATAPTTKISIEMELHIQNKCISAXRITLEGGAEPPWLQGPLKAAFLGATGVGKTSILQQFFYHDFPRTHQTTTHRKIYKNCLVCDTCIRELMVLDVPPQKRFPADNFAEWNNGHPLGLRTVHAYVLVYDMGNLETFQYCRSMRDQILDSFSHRDFSIIVVGNKFDNVTEAQANSQELKDISTLVRKHWRCGYVECSAQYNYKIGDVFRELMGCTSAVGGGGAGGGGGVAGVGGLVGTEYSQSTRNKGRCTIL